Sequence from the Candidatus Woesearchaeota archaeon genome:
GCATATATCACAGGAACCCCTACACACGTTCTTTCCGAATTCCGAAGAAAACGAGCGCAGGGAACCTGGGCAACTGGTCCATTTTATCACAGACAACCTGACCGACTTGTTCGACGAATTATTCGTGGTATGCTTCCGCACAAACAAGAAAAAGGTAAAAGCGCATATCACCGAATCATGTGTTACATTGGCGTTCCTGCTGATTTTAAAAATCAAAAACTAGAAACACTTGAGAATGCACGTATTTCCAACGTACCAAACTTGAAATATGTCTCTGTCGCGGAAATTTCCAAGCACCTTGGTGCAAAAAGAGTAG
This genomic interval carries:
- a CDS encoding 50S ribosomal protein L13, yielding MIIIDAKDLIVGRFATFAAKQALLGNEIAIVNCEKAYITGTPTHVLSEFRRKRAQGTWATGPFYHRQPDRLVRRIIRGMLPHKQEKGKSAYHRIMCYIGVPADFKNQKLETLENARISNVPNLKYVSVAEISKHLGAKRVDGE